The Maridesulfovibrio frigidus DSM 17176 genome has a segment encoding these proteins:
- a CDS encoding methyl-accepting chemotaxis protein, with the protein MLKDMRIGPKIAISISVLMILIFVAFTSITVIKTRNSSRIQASHMAEEMASRYGNQVKNNIEKALDASQAGAAVFMAFSNFGDRFDRDLADDIIKKLTLSDPMFFGTQVVMEPNALDGRDAEYKGTKAWYGPNGEYGPYFWSENGELKAEDLIQYKPATTRAWYMGPRDSGGPILTEPYYTEVAKTNMATISVPIIKNGNFIGIVGIDFVLEAFQKMVGNIHPMDTGYAFLASNKGYCVAHPDKQLVGKNITEAFPENIRSEISADIASGKSFHKDIISPLDGKEYFFLFEPIVIAGTNTPWSIGLAIPTQKIYAESHEFLKVSLFLSAGAICLVLIVVLLIARSVATPINAMVGFAQDIADGNFDSKPDSRRFGGELLTLYNALSSMVTSLVELIGTAEEKTQEAKRQTEAANIALEEARQAKEAAETAKAEGMLQAANQLEEIVDQVTSASEELTAQIEESSRGTEIQRERTSESATAMEEMNASVLEVAQNASNAAESALEAKRNAEDGGTIVANVVSSINSVNEATEVMVSGLNELGGQADGISQVITVITDIADQTNLLALNAAIEAARAGEAGRGFAVVADEVRKLAEKTMQATHEVGQAVHAIQTGTRKNIDEMNNAAKMVVQSTDYANNAGESLHSIVEIVDITADQVRSIATASEEQSAASEEISRGTEEVNRIAAETAESMDQSMRAVTDLARLSSELQNLIEELKDV; encoded by the coding sequence ATGCTCAAAGATATGCGTATTGGCCCTAAAATTGCCATTAGTATTAGTGTACTAATGATTTTAATTTTCGTAGCTTTTACGAGTATTACAGTCATTAAAACCCGAAATTCTTCAAGAATACAGGCCAGTCATATGGCCGAAGAAATGGCTAGCCGATATGGTAATCAAGTCAAAAACAATATTGAAAAGGCTCTGGATGCATCACAAGCAGGAGCTGCTGTTTTCATGGCATTTAGCAATTTCGGAGACAGATTTGACCGAGATCTAGCAGATGATATTATTAAAAAACTGACACTCTCTGATCCCATGTTTTTCGGAACTCAAGTTGTAATGGAACCAAATGCTCTTGATGGACGAGATGCTGAATATAAAGGAACTAAAGCGTGGTACGGCCCTAATGGCGAATATGGCCCTTATTTCTGGAGCGAAAATGGAGAATTGAAAGCTGAAGATCTAATTCAGTACAAGCCCGCCACAACGCGCGCATGGTACATGGGACCCCGCGATTCAGGGGGGCCGATTTTAACTGAGCCATACTATACTGAAGTAGCTAAAACCAACATGGCCACAATCAGTGTCCCAATTATAAAAAATGGTAATTTTATCGGGATCGTAGGAATCGATTTTGTTCTCGAAGCATTCCAAAAAATGGTCGGCAACATTCACCCTATGGACACAGGGTATGCTTTTCTTGCTTCTAATAAAGGCTACTGCGTAGCTCACCCCGATAAACAGTTAGTCGGAAAAAACATTACCGAAGCTTTTCCCGAAAACATCCGTTCTGAAATATCCGCTGACATTGCGAGTGGTAAGTCATTTCATAAAGATATTATCTCACCCCTCGATGGTAAAGAATACTTCTTCCTGTTTGAACCTATCGTAATTGCTGGAACAAACACCCCTTGGTCCATTGGCTTAGCGATTCCAACGCAAAAAATTTATGCTGAGTCTCATGAATTCCTTAAAGTCAGTCTTTTCCTATCTGCCGGCGCGATATGCTTAGTTCTTATCGTAGTACTACTTATCGCCCGCAGCGTAGCAACACCCATTAATGCGATGGTTGGCTTTGCACAGGACATTGCAGATGGAAACTTTGACTCAAAGCCTGACAGCCGCCGCTTTGGCGGAGAACTTCTGACTCTCTACAACGCATTGTCCAGTATGGTGACGAGCCTTGTGGAGCTGATTGGCACTGCTGAAGAAAAAACTCAGGAAGCAAAAAGGCAGACAGAAGCCGCGAATATAGCTCTTGAAGAAGCACGCCAAGCGAAAGAAGCTGCAGAGACAGCTAAAGCGGAAGGCATGCTCCAAGCCGCAAACCAGCTTGAGGAAATTGTAGATCAAGTAACATCTGCATCAGAAGAACTTACCGCGCAAATCGAAGAGTCCAGCCGAGGAACAGAAATACAGCGTGAACGAACTTCTGAATCCGCAACCGCAATGGAAGAAATGAATGCCTCGGTTCTTGAAGTGGCGCAAAATGCTTCTAATGCAGCAGAAAGCGCACTTGAAGCAAAGAGAAATGCCGAGGATGGTGGTACAATCGTCGCAAACGTTGTCTCCTCTATCAATTCCGTCAATGAAGCCACCGAGGTTATGGTTTCGGGCCTAAACGAACTTGGTGGGCAGGCTGACGGAATCAGCCAAGTTATCACCGTCATCACCGACATTGCAGACCAGACCAATTTGCTAGCTCTTAATGCGGCAATTGAAGCTGCACGAGCTGGAGAAGCAGGTCGCGGGTTTGCTGTTGTTGCAGATGAAGTCCGTAAACTTGCAGAAAAAACAATGCAAGCCACTCATGAAGTAGGCCAAGCAGTGCACGCAATCCAAACGGGAACTCGTAAAAACATTGATGAAATGAACAATGCTGCGAAAATGGTAGTCCAGAGCACTGATTATGCCAACAATGCAGGAGAAAGCCTTCATTCTATCGTTGAAATTGTTGATATAACCGCGGATCAGGTAAGATCGATTGCTACTGCCAGCGAAGAACAATCCGCAGCCAGCGAAGAAATTAGCCGAGGAACTGAAGAGGTAAATCGGATTGCAGCTGAAACAGCAGAATCCATGGACCAATCCATGCGGGCAGTAACGGACTTAGCTAGACTATCTTCAGAATTGCAGAACTTAATTGAAGAACTTAAAGACGTTTAA
- a CDS encoding NIPSNAP family protein, whose amino-acid sequence MITCYLRYVIDPYKLDEFKHYGELWIPLVNKFGGIHHGYFLPHEGANNIGLALFSFPSLALYEEYREKIKEDPECIAAMDYSAKTRCIVSFERSFMKPVFE is encoded by the coding sequence ATGATCACCTGCTACCTGCGCTATGTCATAGACCCATACAAATTGGACGAGTTTAAACATTATGGAGAACTCTGGATTCCGCTCGTAAATAAATTTGGAGGAATTCATCATGGCTATTTCCTGCCGCACGAAGGCGCAAATAACATAGGCCTTGCCCTGTTCAGCTTTCCATCGCTAGCTCTCTATGAAGAATACCGCGAGAAAATAAAGGAAGATCCTGAATGCATAGCGGCAATGGACTATTCAGCAAAAACAAGGTGCATAGTCAGCTTTGAACGCAGTTTTATGAAGCCTGTTTTTGAATGA
- a CDS encoding malic enzyme-like NAD(P)-binding protein: MALFTKEEALKYHSDGRKGKLEVMSIKPCSSQKDLSMAYSPGVAEACRAIHADEELSYEYTGRGNLVAVVSNGTAVLGLGNIGPAAGKPVMEGKGVLFKIFADVDVYDLNIDATDPEKVIEFCKMIEPTFGGINLEDIKAPECFEIERRLMEEMNIPVFHDDQHGTAIISTAGIINALEITGKNIGEIKIVVSGAGAAAIACSELYVTVGVRRENIFMFDSRGLLFEGRAGVTGFKADFAQKEDHGSLADCMVGADMFLGLSVKDAINQDMVKTMAQGAIIFACANPDPEIPYPDVKEVRPDILMGTGRSDYPNQVNNVLCFPFIFRGALDCRATIINAEMKLAAAQALAELAKEPVAQDICDAFGVDKLEFGMDYIIPKPTDPRVLTRVAPAVVKAAMDTGVARIELDLEKYKVELEERLKASQARGNAAVESFNYDF, from the coding sequence ATGGCTCTTTTCACAAAAGAGGAAGCTCTAAAGTATCATAGTGATGGTAGAAAAGGTAAGTTGGAAGTGATGTCCATCAAACCTTGTAGTTCTCAAAAAGACCTTTCAATGGCATATTCACCAGGTGTAGCAGAAGCTTGTCGCGCGATTCACGCCGACGAAGAATTGTCTTATGAGTACACAGGTAGAGGGAACCTTGTTGCTGTTGTTTCAAACGGCACAGCAGTTCTCGGCCTTGGTAATATCGGTCCTGCTGCAGGTAAGCCTGTTATGGAAGGTAAAGGCGTACTGTTTAAAATTTTCGCAGACGTTGATGTTTATGACCTTAACATTGATGCTACTGATCCAGAAAAAGTTATCGAATTTTGTAAAATGATTGAGCCTACTTTCGGTGGTATTAATCTCGAAGATATTAAAGCTCCTGAGTGTTTCGAAATTGAAAGAAGACTGATGGAAGAAATGAATATTCCTGTTTTCCATGATGATCAGCATGGAACAGCTATTATTTCCACTGCAGGTATCATTAATGCTCTTGAGATTACCGGAAAAAATATTGGCGAAATCAAGATTGTAGTATCAGGTGCTGGCGCCGCTGCGATTGCTTGTTCCGAATTATATGTAACTGTAGGCGTACGCCGTGAAAATATCTTCATGTTTGATTCTCGCGGACTCCTTTTCGAAGGTCGCGCAGGTGTAACTGGCTTTAAAGCTGACTTCGCACAGAAAGAAGATCACGGCTCCCTCGCTGACTGCATGGTCGGCGCAGATATGTTCCTTGGCCTTTCTGTTAAAGACGCAATCAATCAGGATATGGTTAAAACCATGGCTCAGGGCGCAATCATCTTTGCTTGTGCTAATCCTGATCCTGAAATTCCTTACCCAGACGTTAAAGAAGTTCGTCCTGATATCCTCATGGGAACAGGCCGCTCCGATTACCCTAACCAGGTTAACAACGTTCTTTGTTTCCCTTTCATTTTTCGCGGGGCACTCGACTGTCGTGCTACCATCATTAATGCTGAAATGAAATTGGCAGCAGCTCAGGCTCTTGCAGAGCTAGCTAAAGAGCCTGTAGCACAGGATATTTGTGATGCTTTCGGCGTAGATAAACTTGAGTTCGGTATGGATTACATCATCCCGAAACCAACTGATCCTCGTGTACTGACTCGCGTTGCTCCTGCTGTCGTTAAAGCTGCTATGGACACAGGTGTTGCCCGCATTGAGCTCGATCTCGAAAAATACAAAGTTGAACTTGAAGAACGCCTCAAAGCTTCTCAGGCTCGCGGTAACGCTGCTGTAGAATCCTTCAATTACGACTTCTAA
- a CDS encoding RNA methyltransferase: MLQDLSIVLFRTKYPENIGSTARAMKNMDCSSLILVTPPIWNMEKAMPLATAKAHELVDNAKICPDLSTALAGHTKIYGTTARTGGWRKGALTPASAAPRIVEQLRAGEKVAIVFGPEDKGLTNDEIKLCSQLINIPTSEESSSLNLSQAALILLYECFKHSLENPFVPAGPPGERSTTFEEQEVLLANLQETLSEIDFLNEDNPEYWMLPVKRFMAKLDIKRNEFNLLMGICRQVKMVVQKNKEINLEKK; encoded by the coding sequence ATGTTACAAGACCTCAGTATAGTACTGTTTCGCACCAAATATCCTGAAAATATAGGGTCGACTGCCCGCGCCATGAAAAACATGGATTGCTCAAGCTTAATACTAGTGACCCCGCCCATATGGAATATGGAAAAAGCAATGCCGCTTGCTACCGCGAAAGCTCATGAGCTGGTTGATAATGCAAAAATATGCCCGGACCTCAGTACAGCTCTTGCTGGCCACACAAAAATATACGGCACAACAGCCCGCACCGGAGGCTGGAGAAAAGGAGCTTTAACCCCGGCCTCAGCCGCCCCGCGCATAGTGGAGCAGCTTCGAGCCGGAGAAAAAGTCGCCATTGTTTTCGGTCCTGAAGATAAAGGATTGACCAACGATGAAATAAAGCTCTGCTCGCAACTGATTAACATACCTACGAGTGAAGAGAGCAGTTCCTTAAACTTATCACAGGCTGCCCTGATCCTTCTTTATGAATGTTTCAAACATTCACTTGAAAATCCTTTTGTCCCCGCAGGACCTCCCGGCGAACGTTCTACGACTTTTGAGGAGCAAGAAGTTTTACTTGCAAACTTGCAGGAAACACTTTCTGAGATTGACTTTTTAAATGAAGACAACCCCGAATACTGGATGCTCCCTGTAAAAAGATTCATGGCGAAACTGGATATTAAAAGAAATGAATTCAACTTGCTGATGGGAATTTGTCGGCAGGTAAAAATGGTTGTTCAAAAAAATAAAGAAATTAATTTGGAAAAGAAGTGA
- a CDS encoding tetratricopeptide repeat protein — MTDSSTIQDLKGVFSCQKVAKVGTGTTTRRVAQVGYYFVEQSGKDEFDVRPLNSNFVPIGNAEKIDRETLLRDYTPEPEMYHKQVLPNMKDLQKTLARADRNRKQGNSFSAEMEYSSAVKVDETNVRGNFGVGLCFMERGETERANDVFTRLISMDAAFEKEHKHLFNDFGINLRKSKMIPQSIEYYGKAISLSPDDEHLQYNMARAYFEAEDYDNARKVLATCLELNPEFAEAKKFIAYLDKNKLG; from the coding sequence ATGACCGATTCTAGTACAATCCAAGACCTCAAAGGGGTTTTTTCCTGCCAAAAAGTTGCCAAAGTAGGCACAGGAACAACTACGCGCAGAGTGGCGCAGGTTGGATATTATTTTGTTGAGCAATCAGGTAAAGACGAATTTGATGTTCGCCCTCTCAACAGTAATTTTGTTCCTATCGGAAATGCGGAAAAAATAGACCGTGAAACACTGCTGAGAGACTACACTCCAGAGCCTGAAATGTACCACAAGCAGGTTTTGCCGAACATGAAAGATCTTCAGAAAACCCTTGCGCGCGCAGACAGAAATCGTAAACAGGGCAATTCTTTCAGCGCTGAAATGGAATATTCCAGTGCAGTAAAAGTTGACGAAACCAATGTGCGGGGCAACTTCGGAGTTGGTCTTTGCTTCATGGAAAGAGGCGAAACAGAACGCGCAAATGACGTATTCACCAGGCTCATTTCCATGGATGCTGCATTTGAGAAAGAACACAAACACCTCTTTAATGACTTCGGGATTAACCTTCGCAAGTCAAAAATGATTCCTCAATCTATTGAGTACTATGGAAAAGCAATATCTCTCAGCCCGGATGACGAGCACCTCCAATATAATATGGCCAGAGCTTATTTCGAAGCAGAAGATTACGATAATGCTCGCAAGGTGCTGGCGACATGCCTTGAACTTAATCCTGAATTTGCAGAAGCAAAGAAATTCATTGCCTATCTTGATAAAAATAAACTGGGCTGA
- a CDS encoding cobyrinate a,c-diamide synthase, with translation MNSIKGFIIAGTHSGCGKTSVTLGLMAAFARKGLRVQPFKVGPDFIDPGHHSRAAGQICHNLDGWMLSKNTLRDIFSRHSQGSDAAIVEGVMGLFDGYSALEETGSTAHLSKALNLPVILVVDARAMARSAAALIKGFSEFDPDTAVAGVIFNRVGSKNHEQTLHEAISLTDIPLVGCLPRRPEIETPSRHLGLITPEHLEDLEGKYAALADWVEEHLDLETILEALPDIPMEPRFDELPMIPRTRIAIAQDEAFTFYYEENLRMLRYAGAELVPFSPINDKELPLNISGIYLGGGYPELSAFDLAQNTKLRRAIAEFSKSGRPIYAECGGFMYLMDSISNKERVFPMCGIFPFRSIMQNRFQALGYKEIELTEDCILGPAGTIARGHEFHYSALEDMPESAEKCYMVSNKKGEPTPEGFITEGNTLGSYIHLHFASNPDIATNFVDSCVNFSEQEED, from the coding sequence ATGAACTCTATTAAAGGCTTTATCATTGCAGGCACGCACAGCGGATGCGGCAAGACCTCCGTCACCCTAGGATTGATGGCTGCTTTTGCGCGCAAAGGTCTACGGGTTCAGCCATTTAAAGTAGGTCCGGACTTTATTGATCCGGGGCACCACTCCAGGGCCGCAGGACAGATCTGTCACAACTTAGACGGCTGGATGCTTTCTAAAAACACTTTGCGCGACATATTTTCAAGACATTCGCAAGGCTCTGACGCCGCCATTGTTGAAGGTGTTATGGGGCTTTTTGACGGATACTCAGCTCTTGAAGAGACCGGCTCCACCGCACACTTATCAAAGGCTCTAAATCTGCCTGTAATTCTTGTTGTGGATGCACGCGCTATGGCTCGGTCCGCAGCTGCGCTCATTAAAGGTTTTAGCGAATTCGACCCGGACACTGCTGTTGCCGGAGTGATATTCAACAGGGTCGGAAGTAAAAATCACGAACAAACTCTGCACGAAGCAATTTCTCTGACGGATATTCCTCTGGTCGGCTGTTTACCTAGACGACCGGAAATCGAAACACCATCACGCCATTTAGGGCTGATTACTCCTGAACACTTAGAAGATTTGGAAGGTAAATACGCGGCTCTTGCCGATTGGGTTGAAGAACACCTCGACCTTGAAACAATCCTCGAAGCATTGCCGGATATCCCTATGGAGCCGCGCTTCGATGAACTGCCAATGATCCCACGTACAAGAATCGCAATTGCGCAGGATGAAGCATTCACTTTTTATTACGAAGAAAACCTGCGCATGCTCAGATATGCCGGGGCTGAACTCGTGCCATTTTCCCCCATAAATGATAAGGAACTGCCGCTAAATATTTCAGGCATTTACCTTGGCGGAGGTTATCCTGAACTCTCTGCATTTGATCTCGCACAGAACACGAAACTACGCAGAGCCATTGCCGAATTCTCTAAATCCGGCAGGCCTATATACGCTGAGTGTGGCGGTTTCATGTATCTTATGGATTCCATTTCAAATAAGGAAAGAGTCTTTCCAATGTGTGGTATTTTTCCCTTCCGCTCAATTATGCAAAATAGATTTCAAGCTCTCGGATATAAAGAAATAGAACTCACCGAAGACTGCATCTTGGGGCCGGCAGGAACTATCGCCAGAGGGCATGAATTTCACTACTCAGCTCTTGAAGATATGCCGGAATCAGCTGAAAAATGTTACATGGTCAGCAATAAAAAAGGTGAGCCTACCCCTGAAGGTTTTATTACTGAAGGCAATACTTTGGGCAGTTATATTCACCTCCACTTTGCCAGTAATCCAGACATTGCGACAAATTTTGTTGATTCATGTGTCAACTTTTCCGAGCAGGAAGAAGACTAA
- the dinB gene encoding DNA polymerase IV — protein sequence MQKFIMHLDMDAFFASVEQMDNPELRGKPIAIGSPHKRSVLSTASYEARKFGVRSAMSSVHALKLCPHLILVPGRMERYKDISNQVMAVLGNYSPVVEQASIDEAYLDITGTERLFGPPLELAENVKKDILNTVGLTASIGIAPVKFLAKIASDLKKPAGISIIEKDEVESFLETLPIEKIPGIGKKALPRFHSFGIRFAADMRRFSPEFFKERFGERGLVLHAKAAGIDPTPVAVGGQMKSSSAENTFGDDVCDPQILKTWLLKQSERISADVRRKGLKGRTVTLKVKFPDFRQITRSKTLAKRTSNSDTIYKAGCRLLEAEGYMGPIRLIGIGISNFEDRSRQLSLLTTEETLDDDKKLDDLDKAVDKVREKFGTAMLTRGSLLKLSSKVKGQ from the coding sequence ATGCAAAAATTCATCATGCACCTTGATATGGACGCTTTTTTCGCGTCCGTAGAGCAAATGGACAATCCCGAATTGCGAGGAAAGCCCATTGCCATAGGATCCCCGCACAAGCGCTCAGTGCTAAGCACTGCTTCATATGAAGCTCGTAAATTTGGGGTGCGCTCAGCCATGTCCTCTGTGCATGCGCTTAAACTCTGTCCGCATTTGATTCTTGTTCCCGGAAGAATGGAAAGATATAAAGACATTTCCAATCAAGTGATGGCTGTTTTAGGCAATTATTCTCCTGTTGTTGAACAAGCTTCAATCGATGAAGCATACCTCGACATAACAGGTACAGAGCGGCTTTTCGGCCCTCCTCTCGAGTTGGCTGAGAACGTTAAAAAAGATATCCTTAATACGGTCGGTTTAACGGCCTCCATCGGGATAGCACCTGTTAAATTTCTAGCTAAAATCGCATCAGATTTAAAAAAACCTGCGGGTATCTCAATAATTGAAAAGGATGAAGTCGAATCATTTTTAGAGACTCTGCCCATTGAAAAGATACCCGGTATAGGCAAAAAAGCACTGCCCCGTTTTCATTCTTTCGGCATTAGATTTGCCGCTGACATGCGCCGTTTTTCTCCTGAATTCTTCAAAGAAAGATTTGGCGAGCGGGGGCTTGTTCTACACGCCAAGGCTGCCGGAATAGATCCGACCCCTGTTGCCGTTGGCGGGCAGATGAAATCATCTAGCGCGGAGAACACCTTCGGCGATGATGTCTGCGATCCGCAAATATTGAAAACATGGTTACTGAAACAGTCCGAAAGAATCAGTGCTGATGTCCGCAGAAAAGGACTGAAAGGGCGCACTGTCACCCTGAAAGTTAAATTTCCAGACTTTAGGCAAATTACTCGTAGTAAAACCCTAGCTAAAAGGACTTCCAACTCCGACACCATATATAAAGCAGGTTGCAGATTGCTAGAGGCGGAAGGCTATATGGGCCCCATTCGTTTAATTGGCATCGGCATTTCAAACTTTGAAGATCGGAGCCGGCAACTTTCGCTACTCACTACGGAAGAAACCTTGGATGATGACAAAAAGCTTGATGATTTAGACAAGGCCGTTGACAAAGTTCGCGAAAAGTTCGGCACAGCGATGCTCACTCGTGGCAGCCTGCTAAAACTGTCCTCAAAAGTTAAAGGGCAGTAA
- the cbiD gene encoding cobalt-precorrin-5B (C(1))-methyltransferase CbiD, giving the protein MKKDLREGFTTGSASTAAAMSALRVLLGGQSPESIEIPLPVKGSLTIPVHRTELDQTSARAIIIKDAGDDPDATHGHEFHAVVEHIDNGEELRVELSGGIGIGKVTLPGLPVPVGEPAINPAPRKQIIAGALQEISQIFPNLSGIIKIRIEVPRGEEIALETMNSRLGILGGISILGTQGIVRPFSHASWKASIAQALGVARASGIEEVIFTTGRRSEKFYLDHFPETQPICMIQAADFFNWSMRQAELKKFRKIRWALFIGKLVKHAMGFPYTHAKDWSIDFPLLASWCEELNIDQAITAQIAGANTARQVFEMLPKTHQTDFTQMLINKAQINALGFTGKSNMSIKYCLFDFDGNILR; this is encoded by the coding sequence ATGAAAAAAGATCTTCGCGAAGGTTTCACAACGGGATCAGCATCAACCGCAGCCGCAATGAGTGCGCTACGAGTACTTCTCGGCGGACAATCGCCCGAATCTATAGAGATACCCCTACCCGTCAAGGGGAGCCTAACCATTCCCGTTCACAGAACCGAGCTTGATCAAACATCTGCCCGCGCTATTATCATAAAAGATGCTGGAGATGATCCTGATGCCACCCACGGACATGAATTTCACGCGGTTGTAGAGCACATCGATAACGGCGAAGAATTGCGTGTTGAACTATCAGGCGGCATAGGGATCGGCAAAGTCACCCTCCCCGGCTTACCAGTTCCAGTTGGTGAACCCGCGATTAACCCTGCGCCGCGCAAACAGATTATTGCCGGAGCATTGCAAGAGATTTCCCAAATATTCCCAAACTTAAGTGGAATAATAAAGATCCGTATAGAAGTACCTCGAGGCGAAGAAATCGCGCTTGAGACCATGAATTCACGGCTAGGCATATTGGGCGGGATATCAATTTTAGGAACACAAGGGATAGTGCGCCCGTTCAGCCATGCGTCATGGAAAGCCTCCATTGCGCAAGCGCTAGGCGTTGCCAGAGCGTCTGGGATAGAAGAAGTTATCTTCACCACGGGCCGCAGAAGTGAAAAATTTTATCTAGATCATTTTCCCGAGACTCAGCCAATCTGTATGATTCAGGCCGCTGATTTTTTCAACTGGTCCATGCGGCAAGCTGAGCTTAAAAAGTTCCGCAAAATTAGATGGGCATTATTCATCGGCAAGCTGGTAAAACACGCCATGGGATTCCCCTACACTCACGCCAAAGATTGGAGCATAGACTTCCCACTCCTAGCAAGTTGGTGCGAAGAACTAAACATAGACCAAGCAATCACAGCCCAAATAGCCGGAGCCAATACAGCAAGACAAGTCTTTGAAATGCTCCCTAAAACACATCAAACAGACTTCACCCAAATGCTAATCAACAAAGCCCAAATTAACGCGCTAGGTTTTACAGGCAAAAGCAATATGTCGATCAAATACTGCCTATTTGATTTTGATGGAAATATTTTACGTTAA